In Chitinophaga sp. H8, the sequence TCAGCGTCTTTTCTGTTTTTCCCTTCGGAAGTCAATACCTGGCTGGTGCTACTGGTCCACGCTGCTGTAGCCCGGAAACACAAGCCTCCTCCATAACGGTATTGCAATAATAATAAGGCGCTGTCAGTTGCACAGCTGATAGTAGATACAAAATCCCATATCCGCCTGCTGTCGTGTGTACCTGCAGTATAGGCCCGCACATCCCATACCTCATCCAACGCTGTTTTTTCTCTTCCATTCATTTCAAAAACTACATGCTCCTGCCGGGCCTTAAATCCTCCCCATACATTCCCCTGAGTTTTAGAGAGAAAGCCGGTAAACCGTACTGTCCCCTCTTTCTTTTGCAGATTCCAGAAATCAACCACCCTCCCCTCAAATGAAGTGTGTGTCCACGGATTCCAGATACCCATATGATGATAATGCCCTTCAGGGAATATGTTGGTAAGCACTGCACCATTAGGTGCCCATACCGGATGTATAAAGCCACTTCTCTTGTACATGGTATCTACCCCCGGAGGCGGATATACGGTGTTATAATTATACTGCAGGATCTGCCGGCTTCCTTCCTCCAATAACAGATTACCATGACGGTCAGTTACCCGCATTACCGGGAGGGTTGTTACTCCTGCTGGTACCTTGGACAACTCAAACACACGTTGCACTCCCACCGGTGTTTTCCCCGTCAGCACCCACCAGATGCGTGGAAACCTACCTGGTTCTATCTGCATGGGTACAGCTATCCTTTTATTTCCCCGTACTTCTTCCAGCTTCCAGGAGGCTGCAGATGTTATGCTATATTCGCCCAGCGCACAGCTTACCACGCTATTATCCCTGGCAAAAGTACCGGCCTGTACCACCATGCGGGCTATCACCTGCGCTTCCAGCACCTGCATGCTGCTAAAAAAGCAGCCGAATAACAATGATAAAACACGAAAGAAGGGCATAACTGTAAGGCTAAGACCCTAATATATAAAATCCGCCTCCACTATGCAAGTAAGCGGCGTAGCCATCCATTAATCTTGCAGGAGATAACCTGCAGCTTGCTACAGGTACTGATTTTTTATGATACATTTGATATACCGTTTAAAATGATCACACCCCAAACAGATTTTATGGAAAACGCTATTAAACTTATCCTGACCAACAAAACTGCCCTTGAAAAAAAGTATGGCAGTAAACACAAATCCATTCTGGCTGCGCTGGAATCCCTCCGTGAATTTGATAAAACCCGGCGGCTGGATACCCGGATTATCTTCCTGGATGATGCAGCATTGATGAAAAAATGTAAGGCAAAAGCTGTAACGGATACACTGGATGCCAAACAAAATAAACAGGCGGTAGATGCGCTATATAAACACTTCTCTCCTGGTTATATCTTGTTGGTGGGCGCCCAGGACATTATTCCTTTTCAGCGCCTGGACAACCTGCTTTTCAGTGAGGATGATGAAGACAAAT encodes:
- a CDS encoding PmoA family protein encodes the protein MPFFRVLSLLFGCFFSSMQVLEAQVIARMVVQAGTFARDNSVVSCALGEYSITSAASWKLEEVRGNKRIAVPMQIEPGRFPRIWWVLTGKTPVGVQRVFELSKVPAGVTTLPVMRVTDRHGNLLLEEGSRQILQYNYNTVYPPPGVDTMYKRSGFIHPVWAPNGAVLTNIFPEGHYHHMGIWNPWTHTSFEGRVVDFWNLQKKEGTVRFTGFLSKTQGNVWGGFKARQEHVVFEMNGREKTALDEVWDVRAYTAGTHDSRRIWDFVSTISCATDSALLLLQYRYGGGLCFRATAAWTSSTSQVLTSEGKNRKDADSTRARWVKISGSTGKGHAGILIMNSPDNYNSPQPLRVWPENAERGELMLNYSPTKMASWLLTYGHEYTQKYRIMVFKGDLTAGEAEAAWQDFAHPPIVILSSYTPPDPQNVQGLKGEAAPGIPGTGR